One Denticeps clupeoides chromosome 10, fDenClu1.1, whole genome shotgun sequence genomic window carries:
- the LOC114798119 gene encoding rhodopsin, translating into MNGTEGPFFYIPMSNATGIVRSPYEYPQYYLVPPWGYACLAAYMFFLIIVGFPINFLTLYVTIEHKKLRSPLNYILLNLAVADLFMVFGGFTTTMYTSLHGYFVFGRLGCNVEGFFATLGGEISLWSLVVLAIERWLVVCKPMSNFRFGENHAIMGVAFTWVMACSCAVPPLVGWSRYIPEGMQASCGVDYYTRAEGFNNESFVIYMFIVHAITPFTIITFCYGRLVCTVKEAAAQQQESETTQRAEREVTRMVVLMVIGYLVCWLPYASTAWWIFTHQGSEFGPVLMTMPAFFAKSSAIYNPLIYVCLNKQFRHCMITTLCCGKNPFEEEEGASTTASKTEASSVSSSSVSPA; encoded by the coding sequence ATGAATGGAACAGAGGGCCCGTTCTTCTATATCCCCATGTCCAATGCCACGGGTATTGTGAGGAGCCCGTACGAGTATCCGCAGTACTACCTGGTGCCGCCTTGGGGATATGCCTGCCTGGCTGCCTACATGTTCTTCCTCATCATCGTTGGGTTCCCCATCAACTTCCTCACACTGTATGTCACCATCGAGCACAAGAAGCTACGCTCACCACTCAACTACATCCTGCTCAACTTGGCTGTGGCTGATCTCTTCATGGTCTTTGGAGGATTCACCACCACGATGTACACCTCGCTACACGGCTACTTCGTCTTCGGTCGCCTTGGCTGCAATGTTGAGGGCTTCTTTGCTACCCTGGGAGGTGAGATCTCGCTCTGGTCCCTGGTCGTGCTGGCCATTGAGAGGTGGTTGGTCGTCTGCAAGCCCATGAGCAACTTCCGATTCGGGGAGAACCATGCCATTATGGGTGTTGCCTTCACCTGGGTGATGGCTTGCAGCTGTGCCGTGCCTCCCCTGGTCGGCTGGTCACGTTACATCCCAGAGGGCATGCAGGCATCATGCGGAGTTGACTACTACACACGCGCTGAAGGCTTCAACAATGAGTCCTTTGTCATCTACATGTTCATCGTTCATGCCATCACTCCCTTCACCATCATCACCTTCTGCTACGGCCgccttgtgtgcaccgtgaaGGAAGCCGCCGCCCAGCAGCAGGAATCCGAGACCACCCAGAGGGCTGAGCGTGAGGTGACACGCATGGTGGTCCTCATGGTCATTGGCTACCTTGTCTGCTGGTTGCCCTATGCCAGCACAGCTTGGTGGATCTTCACCCACCAGGGCTCTGAGTTTGGCCCCGTCCTGATGACCATGCCGGCGTTCTTCGCCAAAAGCTCGGCCATCTACAACCCCCTCATCTATGTCTGCTTGAACAAGCAGTTCCGTCACTGCATGATCACCACCCTGTGCTGTGGAAAGAACCCCttcgaggaagaggagggagcCTCCACTACTGCATCCAAGACCGAGGCCTCATCTGTGTCCTCCAGCTCTGTCTCCCCAGCGTAA